CAGGAGCCAGCACACCCACAGCAAAAAGCTGTAAACCTCACGCAACAAAAACCATTTCCCTGACAAAACCCATCCTCGTGCTCAGGGTGGTTTCCTACCAGGTGAGTGTAATTCTTGATGACAGTGACTTCTGGTGGTGTGTGGTGTGTTCTCAAGGTCGGATCAAAGCTtttccagaggcagcagcttCGTGCGTGCTTCGCTGGTGCCCGAGTTACAGCAGGTTGTCAAGGCTCGTTCTGTAACGTGCcacagggcagcgctggggtTACGGCGAGCCTGTCCGGTACTACATGATGTCCTCCACCAGTAACGGTGTCGGTTCTGAAAGCAGATCTTGCAGCATTTCCAGGCTGCTAATGCCAAGAGCAGCTCTAGCTACCCAGACCTAACCTGGGGAGGTTACCGGTTACAGCTGAAGGCAAGAATTCTGTTAAAATTACCCTAACTGAAGGATGCCATTTACTGTAACGCGGAGCGGAACTCTGAGATAAGCAATGAATTGATGGATGTTTTTCCAGTTGTCAAAGGTAGACTAGAAGGTTGGTAGCTTTTACTACCCAGTGTTGTGGTTACACAAATGCAAGACTTCCTTACAGGTGCTGGTTCTTGAAAGTGCTGGTTTAGCTACACTATTCTTACTGtaatttcagaaattcaaaatgGTTGTGGCCTAAGTTTACCCTAGTGATTATCAGAGTTACCAATAGAGAAATATATGCTCATTTCTTTGTACCAAAACTTGAAATTGTGACTACTGAATGACTCCAGTTCCTGCAAAGGTAGCACCTATTCATCAATTTGTAAGCCGAAGGGGTCAGGGAAACAAAAGATTCTCAGCATCCCACCCCTCCGTCATTCTGAATGTGGGTTTTTCAGCCTACCAAGTACTGACCACGTGTCTGGTTCGACGCCTGAGGGGTGCTGTGGCGCACCTATCGCTTTGCAGAGATAGCGAGTTTATGCTGGTGTGGAAGGAGAAGTTGTAGTCAGCTTTGTATCATCACTGTTGTGTCTTTGAAATGTCATAATCTAAACATTAATTGTCctccacttaaaaataaaaaaaaatgaagggagtGAACCTGCCATGCTCCTAAATGCCCTTTCTAAACTTTAAATAGCTGCACAGGGATCAAGTTCAGCAAAGATGTTACAAATAGtcatcatttaattatttatcagATGTCCCCTGCTTAGGAGCATCATGAATAGTTTACAATAGCAAACACTGCACAAGAGAAGCTGTATTTGCAGTAGAGTTCCCTTTATTTCACAACATTAAAGCACACAACCGTTAAATACACTTGACACTTCTATTGTGCTATCTAAAAAGCTACGCTCCAATGTACACATGGCACAGACTGGTGGCATCCACTTGGAACAAGTGGAACATCTAAATCAAAGCAAAGGCTTCACATAAAAAATAGATCTTACTCTCTGCAActgtattcttaaaaaaaaaatgaggatggTGAGATTGAATGGAAAGAAAGTGGATTACTGAAGCAACAATCACCTCCCAGATTTAATGCAGAACGTTATTTTTATCAGCTCATCTGCAGATGGCACAAATGAAAGCTGATTAAGGCAAATGCTTCTTAAGAAAGGCGATTTCTTGTAAAcaacaaggacttttttttttttttcttcatcagaagCTCTTTCTCAGGAGTGACACTTGCTATGTCCCAGGCCCCTGCGggacccctgcccctctcgctgcTGCTCTCGATTTCTGGAGGGATGACGTTGATGCTTTGTGGAATGCCAGCTTGCAGCTGGCGGTGAGAAGAGCTGCGTTTTCTCTGCAGGCGGCTGCAGCAGCAAAATGTGCCACCGCAAGACTTTTCCAATGGGCTCTCTGGCCTTCGTCCTGTGCTTGGCCTCTGGGCTTTGGTACCTGACTGGCAGTGTAGTGTTTGCGACGTTTTGTGGATCACCTCTATCAAACAAACTATTCACCAGCACGACGACTCAGTAAAAAAAGAGTGAAGGTGTATTAGAAAAAAAGTACCTTATTAAGAAAAACTAAGCTATGCTTTCATTTTAAGAGCTGCTGTGCACAAATGCTTTGATTCCAAACTAATCAGTGtctattaattaattaattggcACCTAATTAATAGCAACATAAGTCACTAAGCagtcaagtatttttttttaaggggaattTCCTCTTGGAAGTAGAGCATCTTCTCATGTCCTGACTTGGAATTTTCCTGCTTTTGTAATATATTTAACACCTTTAAAAGGCTTGTATTTTTCTCCGTACATGTCTAGGCGATTCACTTTCAGTCCTGAGAAAGACAAAACCAAGTATTAAAGTTAAAAGCAGAATGCTAGGAATCATGCCAGTCTGCTTAAAAGTCCTGTTTTCTTGAAGCACATTAAGACTGGTGAGGAAgataattttccttcctttcacaaGTTCATCCAGTTTGAAACAGCAGAACGGACCATTCTCGTCACTTACTCGTAGCTGCCCTGGGAGGGCAACaacttttttctgttctgctcagCGTGCCAACATCCTCCTCCCAAGGGATGCACGACTGAACGAGAGAGTCCATCTTCCACAGCTCCTGTACACTGCACTCATTTCCAATAATGATGGAATGGACATAGATGAAGCAAACAAGTTCTAGAATTCTTTTCACTCTAAAGTCATAATTTCAAGGACCAGCAAGCCCCCTGCTGTTAACTGCGGAATGGCAGTAGCTATTAATTATCTAACAGTTTCAGGTCATCCCCTGCTTTCTCCCAGGTCTGCTACCTTTAGCATCCAGCCATTGGATCCACTAGATTTAAACTAGTGCATTGcaagtttttaaaggaaactgcAGGATTCTGTTCTTATACAAGGAGTAACCATTACTTATTCAGCAAAGCAGTCTAGGAAGCAAAAGGACCATAGCCTGGCACCCACCTAGAAAGATACTACGTGTCCTACCACAGATTCTCCTCTACTGTCTTCACTCATCCTCTTTTTATCCCGAGGGGAGTCTGTGCTCTGTGAGGGTCCTAATCCTGCAAAGCTTCCTCACAGAAGCATTTTACACATGGACAACTTGCATAATTTGTGCGCAGACTGAGGCcttgtttgctttaaatttacTTTCGCACTTACCCTCTAGACTTCATTCTGATTTTACTTGCAGATTGTTCTGAAGATGAAAAACTAACCAGCTCCAGAAGGAAAGAATATGAAGGgcattctttaaaattaatgggATTTTTGACCACCAGAAAGGGCTTCAGTGGTACAAGGTGAAAGCAGCATGCTAAAGCATCATCCATCACTCTTCACTAAAAGGATAAATTTGCATATTTAATGCACAGGTcaacaaagaaaaatccattcTTCTGTAAACTTCTCACAATCTTTCCTGAGCAAAACAATTGGGAATTCATAGCCAGGGCATCTTCCGGTAACGGTAACTGTCAGGTTTGGGTAAACGAGACTTTAGCTTTTTGGACAAAGCTGACTTCAGATCAGCAGCTCCAATTAAAAGATTAACAGTTTTCCGCTTCATTTCCTACTGCTACTCAGTCTGTGGGTATCAATTTCACGTAACACCAACCCACTTACCTGAAATAGCAAGCTGTTGTATCTTAAACTGGATGTTTAAACTTGGATTCTCCTCTGGCTTGGGGGCTCCAGACTGCAGGTTCACAATGCCCTTCAGGTTTGGTAGTTTTTGAGGAGTAATTTTGCCAACGTCCCATGTTAACACCTTGTCAGGAAAGAGAATAGTAGCAGTAGCTTTCTAGGAAACAACCTCTGAGGTCAAGTTCACGTCAAGCTTTTAGTTGGCGGGCTGGGTACAGAAAGTAGCCTGGTAGCCCTGAGAATGACCCCACTGGCTGGGAGATGGCACGGTTAGGGCGCCCGCAGGTATGgtgtcttttctttcccagcatTTCCTTTGCCCTGTCAGCATTCCTTACTTGGTCTGTGCACTTAATACACCTTGTTCCCTTAGTAATGGTGATTGTTCCTGTTGTCTAATTAGGTCAGCTAGATCCACGAAGCACGGAAGGTAACCAGCACAAAGGTCGCAGAAACTTAAATGTGCGAATGAGGAGGGCAGGAGCAAGGCACTTGGCAAGAGGAGATGTTTACGCTAGAGTAACTTTTCTAAGGGTCACTGGTTTCCCATTGATTCTTACACTTTAAAGAAGGTACGTGGAACCAAGCTGACCCTTTGCTCACTAACAAGaggcgtgggttttttttttttgttcttatcaTAAATTTAAAATTGTTGATAAAGGCAGAAAAACCTCAGTTCTCCCTACTTCTACAAACTTCTGCAGTTACAACCCACCTAGTTATCCCAACTCTTGGTAAAAACACAgtataatttatttctgtagagAGGAAAGGAGACTtcaagtgtttttgtttttaaaagatcatGGTCGGTTCTTCTTGAAACAAAATGTTACTTGGAGAGCTCTCACTTACAATTCAAATCAGTTGCTGACTGAGATATTCCAAGGGCAGCAGAAAGCTCAGAGCAGGGTGTTAGAGCCAGCAGAATGGTTTGGCTCAGCGGCATTTCAGTGAAATGGTTCCTGGGTACTAAAAAGCTTCAAGAACTTTAGATCTCAAACCCCAACTCAGAAGCAAGAAAGCAGGACTCCCACGATACAGTTTTTCAGaccctttgttttccttcctgcgTGGCTTCAGGCAGATCTtttggaagaggttttttttcctcatctcttgCTCCCTGTTTTTCTGGCTACCTATTTTCAGGTCTACTGCCTTTTCTCCAGGTAAGTATGTTTTAAAGGACATAAGCCTGCAAAATATACCATAGCTGAAACCACTAGCAAAATACTGCTGCACctactaaagaaaaatattagggGGTGAAGAAGCAGGGGAAAAGAGAGgcgggaaaggaagggaaaggagactgATAAAACCAGAAATCACAACTGATGTGTATCTAAGtttgaaaaagtaagttttaaagaGAAGATTTCAATTCATAAACATAACGCTGAAGGGAAAGCTTTCTGCTAAGTGTGGAGCgctgctccagtgctctgcaatatgtatggcttgttctaatgtcATCttagatatttaaataaataaaaactcaaAACTTACTTTAGTAACTGGGTCAAACGTATAGCTGCCTTGTGTAGCAGTGAGGTTCATATTAAGTACAGCCTTTGGCATGTGAACTGTCATGACAACTCCTTCGACTGTTTTCCCCATATTCTGTTTTGGTCCAATTGTAACATCAAATCTTCCCGAAGAACTATTTTCCTTAAAGCTGATCATGTGTTTCACGTATACAGGAATTGCCACCAAGCTGCAAAGAGAAGACAGTAGCTGAACACATCCTGGCTACTTCTCTGCTCGAGAAAATAAGGCTCTTTCTCATAAATAGTTCTTGTGTTTCTGGCAGGTATTCAAGTTAGAACCAGTTTGTTTCAAAAGGGGAAAGCGATACTCAGTTCTTCAACATCATCACTGAAGTGATTTTATTacaagagaaacacaggaaaaaaagattttcttccaaATCACTTGTCCTAATCTCTTTCCCTTcgtctgtttattttttttaaagtaatctcaCTGAGCAAATTCTCAGAACAGCCACCAGTCAAATCAGACTTAGTTTGCAAATACCTACAGTTTagactttttttgctttattctctgTGTGAAGATCAGAGTCCTCTATGTCTACAGAGACTTAGCCACAAAGCAGCTAGCAGCAACAATGACAACCAGGAATGAATAGCCCAGTATCACTGTCATGTGTGGTTTATCCCACTGAAAAATGATTGCTGAGTACCAGCAGCTCACCgaaaaactgttttcttgtttGCAACACATTAGACAAAACCTGAGAACGTGCACTTCAGCAACAATGCAGACTCCCCCCACAACAAGGAGGAACTGGTAGTTACTCAGACGGAAAGTGGTAGATGGTATATCTGAAGAACTAGTGTGTCTAAATGGAAACGTACTTCTGAGAACTGACACGGTAGGAGATCAATCTGAAATTCCCATCGGGAGGAATAAACGAAAGGACTCTCTCAGACTCCCAGCGTTTGAACCGAATACATGGATGGAAGCTCACGTCATCCAGCAGCCGTGGGTTCTGTAAGTAGTGGCAAAGTGGTAAGTGAAATCTCATCAAGTCTCAGCAGTTTGAACTAGCTACTGAACTCCACACAATTCCTATTTCTTAGACTCTAAGTATCGTTCCTAGCCATTATCTGAGACACGTTACTGAGCTAGATGGATTCCTGGTCTGACCTGGTACAGCAGTTCCTCTGAGTGTATTTTTATGTACAGACAAAAGCCATTCCAACTAGTGAGCAATGCAGCAACTTCTACAATATAATTGcaaaacttgttattttttgtATGTATAACACATGAAGTAGTGATTGCACTCTTAAAATTGTTTAACtctgatcatttaaaaaaaataaatctagagcAATTAAGATTCCCAAATATATGCTAAATTTAccatgaaagaaagagaaagatctgGCATTCCTGAGAGCTTAATACACGAATCAATAACACCTTGAATTTCTGCAAAGACTGTGGAacctgcagggggaaaaaaaaaaaaagacacttaacATTATTATCAAGGGCCTAACAAACATTGCGAAGTGCAGCTACAGGGCACAGATGACATTTACACAACACTCAAGAACACGCCAAGCACAGATAGGAAAGGTCGGTCATTCCAGTTACCTGTGGCTTGGGCAGCTTGCTAAAATACATGAACCAGAGCAAACAGCGTGTCCCAAATCGGCTAATTATACTTGTGCCAGCTGTTACACCGAACTTGTACTGGATGTGCTTGAACATTTTCAGAACATGCAAGCTctgaatcttcctttttttcatccctgtcccctgcctccaGAAAACTAGCAAGTTGTGTAGTGGTGCGGGGAAGTTGAAGCACGTCAAAATACAGTAAGTTTTTGCTATAAAGCTCCAGATAACCTTGGCTTTCACAGGCTTGTTTAATGGTGGGATTACATATCTATCTACATGTTAAATAAACAtagagcaaaaaaccccaaaacacccgAAGCAAGAATACCAAGCATTTTACTCAGGAAAGGCTCATTTCCTTAAATGCCCTATAAGGACAGAAAGGCACGAGCAGGACTCTGGACCAATTAGCTCTACAAGCAAAGGTTATTTTAGAAGATATGTAAAAACTATTGTTGATCTTGTCAAGGGGAGGGAGAAACTGTGGGTTAATACTTTGCCTGAAAAGAAGGGATCCTGTTTCAGATGAAAGAAGTCTCACATCCCTATGGAACAAGAGAACATCCCTATTGTAGGGGAGCAACCTTATCTGCTGCTTAGTCCTAGCGAAGGTTAGGAAAGAAAGATTCTTGCATTGCTAGTCCCTGAGGGATCAGAGCAGAAACGAGCAGCTATAACTACTGCAGTGGATCCTCAGTAGGAAATTTAAACACTCGCTGGACACTGACTGGGCTTGAGATACATACAGACATATAAACATGGTCTTGATTATAACTCCTCAGACTAAGCACTCATACTACTCTTGAGAATCCTATTGAGCTAGGAAAGCAACACAGCCATCAGGGTGTTCTGACTGTGACTGCCGCCTTCTTTTAGTTTCAAGACAGCAAGACTAAGAGTTACATAATAGGTATTTGTGACTATCCAGTTCAATGGTGGCCAAAGCATTTGTTGAATTGCTGTACGGAACCAAAACAACATTGACTACTGCCACAACAGCAGCATTAAATGAAGAAATCAGAGATTTGGTCCCTGCCCCATACCACCACAAAATGCAGTCTTCAGCTTTAGTAACTGACGGCTACAATAATGAAGAAAACAGCAGGCTCCTGTCCACAGCGTAACAGTTTTCTTTTTGGGTCATTTTGTTCTACTTCTTGGCATTGGCAATATTTACACAAAAGTTATCAGATTCCTCCTCAAAGTTAAATCTCAGACTAAAAATTTTTGTATTTGAAGATACCACGtttcatttacagaaaagaaaggagtAGTATTATGCTTCATATCTGGCTCCAGTTTATATATAAGGAAAACAATACTGTCCAGCTATTTTGCACCAAGTTTTGTCTTGCTATGAGACGAAAGCTAATGAAAgcttttgtcttcctcctttgAGGGCCTACAAGAACTAAGTAAATTGTTGGCAGGAACAACGGAAGATAATTTTCTCATCACATTTAAaacttcaactattttttttccgtTTATATCTCTTAAGAGATAATCAACATACAAATAAAACACAGCTAAGTACAGAGTATTTCTTGTGGATGTTCTTGAAGCAGCCTCGAGCATATTGCTATTTTAAGAcaaactgaagaaatacatttggGTGTGCCATTTTAAATTGTACATTTCTATTTAAGATATAGATTCATGTATATAAAACACACGCAAAAAAGCATTTGGACTGTATTCTCTCTAAACATCAGCAGCTAAACATAAACACATTCaacaaacaaaaatgagtttGCAAGGCATCTTACCTGATTTGTCTATAATCGCATCAATTTCTTCAATGACATCAAAATAAGCTTCATTGTTTGTATATTTTACCCCTGCTCTTCGCCAAGGAATGTTGGACAACTGTCCAGTGGGAAGTGTGTCACCCACATTACTActgccttaaaaatgaaaaggaactcAAAATCAGTAATTAATTACAAGAGGAATTGTTCAAATTTAAGAATCAAAGTAAGGTTTGCTCCCAGGAACTGCAGACTAGAAGCTGGACTGCGAAAATTTCATTCATTAGGTGATGTGAATGCACTTTAAGGATGTGTCCAGACTTACGGCTTTCAGACTATACTTTGCGCAGCAAAATACAAGGCTCAAGTCAGCAGGAGGTCTGAGTGGGAGTAGATGTGGGGCTAGATCCTGCACGGGATTTCAACACTACAATTCAAGACAATTAAGGCCCTTGTGAGGGCCTTAAGCACGCTTCCGCCTTCTCCTAAGACTTTTAGCTGGCTGACTTGAAGGCTGATTTATTCATGAGTTGTTATGAAGAAATACCTGGGAGAAGCCTTAGGGAGGGCTCCCACTCTCTTTGCTTGGGAGGTGTTGTTAGGCTGAGGCTCTCACCCTTGGCGCCCATCTGAGCCACCTTGCAGCAACACGCCAGCCACATCTATGCCTGACTATGTGCCACATCGATCCAGAGCCCGCCCCACAGACTTGACTTTCTGGCTTGACCTGTCTCATCATGATGGACTTTCCTGGCAATCACTGAGCTGTAGATGACCCTGTTATCATCTGATCCCAATCCTGACCCTGACCTGTTGGCTCAGCTTCTGGGGTCCTTAACAGTGATGTCACTGCCCCCGCTTGCCTTGCTGTCACCCTTGGCTACTGGTCCTTACTGGTGTGAGAAAAGGGCTTCCTGAGCTACCTAGTTATAAAGTAAACTGATGactctttaaaaaggaagaaaaataaataaatcttttcactTCTGGGGCTTAGGACTTGGAATCCCAGTACAGCAGAAACAACTCCCTCTGCTAGAAGTAGGTCGGAGGATAGGGCCACAGCTCATGCCTGCTTGTGCCCTTGAGCACAACAAATGTGGCAGTGTATCCTGCAGTGTGAGACAGCTTCACTGAGAGGCTGGTGGCCAGCAGTTATCATTTCTGTACAACCTTCTGAGTAGGCCCTCTCctagaaggcagaaaacagaaatcttCATTCTTTTGAGCTAGTAAAATAATTCGCACAGAAAAACCCCTCTGTAATGTCCACCTCAGTGTTATAACACACGGGGGAGGGGGCTGCAACCATTTCCTCACTCCTACTGCATCTCTGAAAGGGAGCGGTTGCTGCATCCGTCCCTCGTGTCCCTCAGCAGCCTTGCAGGGTGCAGCAGCGCTAGGCGGGCTGGGCTGCCAGGCCAGGTAGGCGGGGAGAGCTCTCAGGTCCCCGTTTCCCTCCTGCTCAGTGCCGAGCTGTCGACAGCGACAAGAtgcaggcagccctgggcaggcGCTTTAGGCTCCTAGGGAATTCTAATAAGGCTTTAGATAAAGCAAGAGGATTTGATGGTGCAACCCTTGGCTTCAGGAGTCTTAGTTCCCCTTACAGTGGTGCATCTAGTCCATTGATGTCATAGATATTTTTCTTAAGTATAACTACTACCATCGAAAaccatatttaagaaaaacagaataaccAAAAcctaacagaaattaaaactgatGAGATTTATACTCAAAGATTAAATTACATATGCTACCCCAAAGACCAGCCCCTCTGAGCACCACCTGTGCGGCCCTGCAGCCTGCCTACTACCCTTCTCTAACACGATGTACAGGGGAACATCTCACATATCTCCGAGACACCACGTGACGCCTCATGGCCTACCTCCCTTGCACCCACCTGCCACACAAGCAGATTCCACCAGCTCAGCTGACAGACATTTGGCTCTGTCAGTGCAAGGCATACCCATTCACAACAGCCTGATGGATGTGGGTGGTTGGTGGTGGGGgcggagaggaggctgaggacaGGCTATTTGCTTCCTTTCATGCTACC
The sequence above is drawn from the Chroicocephalus ridibundus chromosome 6, bChrRid1.1, whole genome shotgun sequence genome and encodes:
- the AP3M1 gene encoding AP-3 complex subunit mu-1 — translated: MIHSLFLINCSGDIFLEKHWKSVVSQSVCDYFFEAQEKAIDVENVPPVISTPHHYLISIYRDKIFFVSVIQTEVPPLFVIEFLHRVADTFQDYFGECSETAIKDNVVIVYELLEEMLDNGFPLATESNILKELIKPPTILRSVVNSITGSSNVGDTLPTGQLSNIPWRRAGVKYTNNEAYFDVIEEIDAIIDKSGSTVFAEIQGVIDSCIKLSGMPDLSLSFMNPRLLDDVSFHPCIRFKRWESERVLSFIPPDGNFRLISYRVSSQNLVAIPVYVKHMISFKENSSSGRFDVTIGPKQNMGKTVEGVVMTVHMPKAVLNMNLTATQGSYTFDPVTKVLTWDVGKITPQKLPNLKGIVNLQSGAPKPEENPSLNIQFKIQQLAISGLKVNRLDMYGEKYKPFKGVKYITKAGKFQVRT